The following are from one region of the Thermovenabulum gondwanense genome:
- a CDS encoding PilW family protein: protein MRLLKEGLIKIKRHEKGFTLIEVILTVAIMGLIISTALGAYRGTLSTYGVILKKSDVFLNARTVLTRIEEDIKYAKEINLLDETYSGSGNYKKIEVAYINSQGQRETVYYYFNSATNTVLRESNGTSNPVAQVEDLYFSWEDKNLSKVKIALKLKYNETEYVFYSQIIPLSLLLD from the coding sequence TTGCGACTTTTAAAGGAAGGTTTGATTAAAATTAAAAGGCACGAAAAGGGATTTACTCTGATAGAGGTTATATTAACCGTTGCCATAATGGGACTTATTATATCAACTGCTTTAGGGGCATACAGAGGAACCTTGTCCACCTACGGAGTAATATTAAAAAAAAGCGATGTCTTTTTAAATGCCAGAACTGTTTTAACAAGAATTGAGGAAGATATTAAATATGCAAAAGAGATAAATTTACTGGATGAAACCTATTCGGGAAGCGGTAATTATAAAAAAATAGAGGTCGCATATATAAATTCCCAGGGGCAAAGGGAGACTGTATATTATTATTTTAATAGTGCCACTAATACCGTATTAAGGGAAAGCAACGGAACATCTAACCCTGTTGCGCAAGTGGAAGATTTATATTTTTCCTGGGAGGACAAAAACCTGAGCAAGGTAAAAATCGCTTTAAAATTGAAATACAATGAAACAGAATATGTTTTTTATTCCCAAATTATCCCTTTATCGTTATTATTAGATTAA
- a CDS encoding RrF2 family transcriptional regulator: protein MKKIINIFKMSEMLSLAFHSMVLIASTKDGEFLNVKDMSEKLNASEAHLAKVMQRLSKSGLLRSVRGPKGGFILAKKPEEISLYDIYEAVEGPIKERECPLGYDKKCYFNDCIFEGILEKLYAEFLAFIKNKKLSDYI from the coding sequence GTGAAAAAAATAATCAATATTTTTAAAATGTCAGAAATGCTTTCTCTTGCTTTTCACAGTATGGTTTTAATTGCTTCAACGAAAGATGGGGAATTTCTAAACGTAAAGGATATGTCGGAAAAACTGAATGCATCCGAAGCACATCTTGCAAAAGTAATGCAAAGGTTATCAAAATCCGGACTTTTGCGTTCCGTAAGAGGACCAAAAGGTGGATTTATTCTTGCAAAGAAACCCGAAGAAATTTCTTTATACGACATTTATGAAGCCGTGGAAGGTCCAATTAAAGAAAGGGAATGCCCTTTAGGATACGATAAAAAATGCTATTTTAACGATTGTATTTTTGAAGGTATCCTTGAAAAATTGTATGCTGAATTTTTAGCTTTTATTAAAAATAAAAAATTAAGCGATTATATTTAA
- the pilM gene encoding type IV pilus biogenesis protein PilM has product MSFYKSRIGIDLGSFYIKAVEAYKTKNGIYIKEFIKLEKGENEDIIPILKDIRSKLGKKSVIFGLPSKHIIYRNVSLPRMKPKEMKEAVYWESQDFTMVIKDDYTFDYEIILENEKSVQLLLAAAPTSVIKEYIEAFEKAGFYVEAVDVYPLAVNRVFKERFKDEVVIILDLGQHHTEATILENGLFFFSKTFSFSVSSGKIKALDFIQEISRFIDYYSIQKKGKRVDKVLLMGGGSKLSHIGGIIFENFNLDILFARELNLQDLKIKVLKNETLFDLADFCNALGFAMRG; this is encoded by the coding sequence ATGTCGTTTTATAAATCAAGGATTGGTATAGACCTGGGTAGTTTTTATATTAAAGCAGTTGAAGCTTATAAAACAAAAAATGGAATTTATATAAAGGAATTTATTAAGCTGGAAAAAGGAGAGAATGAGGATATAATCCCCATTTTGAAAGATATTCGATCTAAATTAGGGAAAAAAAGTGTAATTTTTGGCCTTCCATCAAAACATATCATATACCGCAATGTTTCCCTCCCCAGAATGAAGCCCAAGGAGATGAAGGAAGCGGTTTACTGGGAATCTCAGGATTTTACTATGGTTATAAAAGATGACTATACTTTTGATTATGAGATAATTTTGGAAAACGAAAAAAGTGTACAGTTGCTCTTAGCTGCAGCCCCCACTTCGGTAATAAAGGAGTATATCGAGGCCTTTGAAAAAGCAGGGTTTTATGTAGAAGCGGTAGATGTTTACCCTTTGGCAGTAAACAGGGTTTTTAAGGAAAGGTTTAAGGATGAAGTGGTAATTATTCTGGATTTGGGACAGCACCACACTGAGGCCACAATTTTGGAAAACGGTCTGTTTTTTTTCAGCAAAACCTTTAGTTTTTCGGTTTCTTCTGGAAAAATAAAAGCCCTGGATTTTATCCAGGAAATTTCACGATTTATAGATTATTATTCTATTCAAAAAAAAGGCAAACGTGTAGATAAGGTTCTACTTATGGGAGGCGGAAGCAAGTTATCGCACATTGGGGGAATTATTTTTGAAAATTTTAACTTAGACATCCTTTTTGCAAGAGAGCTTAACCTCCAGGATTTAAAAATAAAAGTATTAAAAAAT
- a CDS encoding prepilin-type N-terminal cleavage/methylation domain-containing protein encodes MKGYTLVEVVLAVALLALIFVPGYMLLNDNLLTESVSLDKTVLTFLAKQKMEEMLAKSFGELYAKIPANESYYEEEEKDIEYNGLVFNRKTKIIFKNNCLLQLVVTVESENGKGGAVTIATFKGRFD; translated from the coding sequence ATGAAAGGGTATACCCTGGTGGAAGTTGTTTTAGCTGTTGCTCTCTTGGCTTTGATTTTTGTGCCGGGCTATATGCTGTTAAATGATAATTTGCTTACTGAAAGCGTAAGCTTGGATAAAACCGTTTTGACATTTTTAGCAAAGCAAAAAATGGAAGAAATGCTTGCAAAAAGTTTTGGGGAACTTTACGCAAAAATTCCCGCTAATGAAAGTTATTACGAAGAGGAAGAAAAGGATATAGAATATAATGGGCTAGTGTTCAATAGAAAAACAAAAATTATTTTTAAAAATAATTGTTTGCTTCAGCTGGTCGTAACTGTTGAGAGTGAAAACGGAAAAGGCGGGGCGGTTACAATTGCGACTTTTAAAGGAAGGTTTGATTAA
- a CDS encoding type IV pilus twitching motility protein PilT — translation MEEKRFLKILEKALNKRASDIHISVNLPPVLRVDGKLFLMEEEEKFSVKDLEEITRIILTKEKFDKFKENGEIDFAYSVSGLGRFRVNLYLQRGTPALAIRTISDKIPSFEELEIPSILKNFSLMEKGLIIVTGPTGTGKSTTLAAMIDYINKEKNCHIITIEDPIEYLHRHKKSIIHQRELGEDTRSFDRALVSALREDPDVIMIGEMRDLNTMAAAITAAETGHLVMSTLHTSSAAGAIERIIDIFPPHQQNQIRVQLSDILLCVVAQKLLPKKDGDGRVAAFEILIATPAVKNLIREGKTHQLFSAIQTGARFGMQTMEQAIQNLFKRGLISKEVHDKHITELSFIQ, via the coding sequence ATGGAAGAAAAAAGGTTTTTAAAAATATTAGAAAAAGCTTTGAATAAAAGAGCCTCGGATATACATATTTCGGTGAATCTTCCTCCGGTTTTAAGAGTTGATGGAAAACTTTTCCTGATGGAAGAAGAAGAAAAATTTTCCGTAAAAGATTTGGAAGAAATAACAAGGATTATATTGACCAAGGAAAAATTTGATAAATTTAAAGAAAACGGAGAAATAGATTTTGCCTATTCAGTTAGCGGTTTGGGTAGATTCAGGGTAAATTTATACCTGCAGAGGGGTACTCCTGCTCTTGCCATTAGGACAATTTCTGACAAAATCCCCTCTTTTGAAGAACTAGAAATTCCTTCTATTTTAAAAAATTTTTCTTTAATGGAAAAGGGTTTAATAATAGTTACGGGGCCTACCGGCACCGGCAAATCTACTACCCTTGCCGCAATGATAGATTATATAAACAAAGAGAAAAATTGCCATATAATAACCATTGAGGATCCTATAGAGTACCTCCACCGGCATAAAAAAAGCATAATTCATCAGAGGGAATTAGGCGAAGACACCAGATCTTTTGATAGAGCTCTGGTTTCGGCTTTAAGGGAAGATCCGGATGTCATAATGATAGGAGAAATGCGGGATTTGAATACCATGGCTGCGGCTATTACCGCTGCAGAAACCGGGCACCTTGTCATGTCCACTTTACATACTTCCAGCGCTGCGGGCGCGATAGAAAGGATTATAGACATATTTCCTCCCCATCAACAAAATCAGATCAGGGTCCAGCTTTCGGATATTTTGCTCTGCGTGGTGGCCCAGAAGCTTTTACCTAAGAAGGATGGAGACGGTAGGGTTGCGGCTTTTGAGATTTTAATAGCAACCCCTGCGGTAAAGAATCTGATAAGAGAGGGAAAAACGCATCAATTATTTTCTGCAATTCAAACCGGAGCAAGGTTTGGTATGCAAACAATGGAGCAGGCTATTCAAAACCTGTTTAAAAGGGGATTAATATCAAAAGAGGTCCACGATAAACATATTACCGAGTTAAGCTTCATACAGTAG
- the hcp gene encoding hydroxylamine reductase, with the protein MSMFCFQCQEAAKNQGCTLRGVCGKSQDTAKLQDLLIYTLKGISYVNQRAREKGATDEKVDKFIIESLFSTLTNVNFDEEYFVKAIEKGLSIREEIISKINLDENELPDAATWKGTKEEFLTKAEKVGILSEENEDIRSLKELLTYGVKGIAAYAYHAYVLGYKNEEIFKFIEKALAQTLRKDIFADELFSLAMECGKYAVETLSLLDTANTSTYGNPEITKVNIGVRNNPGILISGHDLKDLEELLEQTKGTGVDVYTHGEMLPAHYYPAFKKYPHFAGNYGNAWWMQDKEFESFNGPIIMTTNCLVPPKESYKDRLYTTNVVGFEGVKYIPTGSDGKKDFSQVIDHAKKCQPPVEIEKGEIIGGFAHNQVLALADKVIEAVKTGAIKKFVVMAGCDGRMKSREYYTEFAKSLPEDTVILTAGCAKYRYNKLNLGDINGIPRVLDAGQCNDSYSLAVIALKLKEVFGLNDINELPIVYNIAWYEQKAVAVLLALLYLGVKNIHLGPTLPAFLSPGVAKVLVEKFNIGGISDVQSDLKSMIG; encoded by the coding sequence ATGTCCATGTTTTGCTTTCAGTGCCAGGAAGCGGCAAAAAATCAAGGGTGCACATTAAGGGGTGTATGCGGAAAATCGCAGGATACAGCCAAATTGCAGGACTTACTTATTTACACATTAAAAGGAATCTCTTATGTTAATCAAAGAGCAAGGGAAAAAGGGGCTACCGATGAAAAAGTGGATAAATTTATAATAGAAAGCCTCTTTTCAACCCTGACTAATGTAAATTTTGATGAAGAGTACTTTGTAAAAGCTATTGAGAAGGGATTATCAATCAGAGAGGAGATAATATCAAAAATTAATTTAGATGAAAACGAACTACCCGATGCAGCCACCTGGAAAGGCACAAAAGAGGAATTTCTTACGAAGGCGGAAAAGGTAGGAATTCTTTCCGAAGAAAATGAAGATATAAGGTCTTTAAAAGAATTACTAACCTATGGAGTTAAAGGAATAGCAGCTTATGCCTATCATGCATATGTTTTGGGTTATAAAAACGAAGAGATTTTCAAATTCATCGAAAAGGCTTTGGCTCAAACACTAAGAAAAGATATTTTTGCCGACGAACTTTTTTCTCTTGCTATGGAATGCGGAAAATATGCGGTAGAGACCTTATCACTCCTTGATACAGCAAACACTTCTACCTACGGTAATCCGGAAATAACAAAAGTTAACATCGGAGTAAGAAATAATCCGGGCATATTAATCTCCGGCCATGACTTAAAAGATTTAGAGGAACTTTTAGAACAAACAAAGGGTACCGGGGTTGATGTTTATACTCATGGAGAAATGCTCCCGGCCCACTATTATCCAGCTTTTAAGAAATATCCTCATTTTGCAGGAAACTACGGAAACGCATGGTGGATGCAGGACAAAGAATTTGAAAGCTTTAACGGGCCCATAATAATGACAACAAACTGCTTGGTGCCTCCGAAGGAAAGTTATAAAGACAGGCTTTATACTACAAATGTAGTAGGTTTTGAAGGGGTAAAATACATTCCAACCGGATCTGATGGGAAAAAAGATTTCAGCCAGGTAATAGATCATGCTAAAAAATGCCAGCCACCTGTAGAAATAGAAAAAGGTGAAATTATCGGCGGTTTTGCTCACAATCAGGTGCTTGCATTGGCGGACAAGGTAATTGAGGCAGTAAAAACGGGGGCAATCAAAAAGTTTGTGGTAATGGCAGGGTGCGATGGAAGAATGAAAAGCAGGGAATATTATACTGAATTTGCAAAGTCCTTGCCTGAGGACACTGTGATTCTTACAGCCGGATGTGCTAAGTACAGGTATAACAAATTAAATTTAGGTGATATAAATGGCATTCCGAGGGTTCTGGATGCAGGGCAATGCAATGATTCTTACTCATTGGCGGTAATAGCCCTGAAATTAAAGGAAGTTTTTGGTTTAAATGATATAAACGAACTTCCCATAGTTTATAATATTGCGTGGTACGAGCAGAAAGCGGTAGCCGTGTTGCTGGCTTTGCTTTACCTGGGTGTAAAAAACATACACCTTGGACCTACACTACCTGCATTTTTATCCCCCGGCGTGGCCAAAGTTCTCGTAGAGAAATTCAATATCGGAGGCATTTCCGATGTACAAAGTGATCTAAAATCTATGATCGGGTAG
- a CDS encoding GspH/FimT family protein: MNKNSGFTLIELLIIIAIFAIITTLALPRFESTLENFKLNLAGQQVARHIALAREKALSEGVTVRLIFDLHSKDNYQILVSIQGSKFVLPPGVKFSYTNFPGNTLEFYPSGVPSQGGTVAISGKYKTYYVIVTPVTARVRIGDSPPVY, from the coding sequence ATGAATAAAAATTCGGGTTTTACTTTAATTGAACTGCTTATTATTATTGCAATTTTTGCCATAATTACAACCCTTGCCCTGCCAAGATTTGAGTCTACCTTAGAAAATTTTAAGCTAAATCTTGCCGGTCAGCAGGTGGCGAGGCATATTGCTTTGGCAAGAGAGAAGGCTTTATCGGAAGGAGTTACGGTAAGATTAATTTTTGATTTGCATTCTAAGGACAATTATCAAATATTAGTTTCTATTCAGGGGAGCAAATTCGTTTTACCTCCCGGTGTAAAATTTTCCTATACCAATTTTCCGGGTAACACTTTAGAGTTTTACCCATCAGGAGTTCCTTCTCAGGGAGGAACCGTTGCAATTTCAGGGAAATATAAAACCTATTATGTTATAGTAACTCCCGTGACTGCGAGGGTAAGGATCGGCGATTCTCCCCCGGTATATTAA
- the rd gene encoding rubredoxin, with protein MKKYICDVCGYVYDPEKGDPENGIKPGTSFEDLPEDWTCPVCGAGKDMFKEEA; from the coding sequence ATGAAAAAATACATTTGCGATGTTTGCGGTTATGTATATGACCCTGAAAAAGGCGATCCGGAAAATGGAATAAAACCGGGAACATCTTTTGAAGACCTACCCGAAGATTGGACTTGCCCTGTTTGCGGTGCAGGCAAAGATATGTTTAAAGAGGAGGCTTAA
- a CDS encoding type II secretion system F family protein: protein MLNFYYKGISPQGEIIEGFFECSEKSEVAEMLKKKGYIPVRIEKRKNKSLMDTLRLFTSRIGYKDFAVFCRQFAIMLEAGIPLIDCLNIISQQTANPVFKKTLEKMVYDLKRGLTLAEAFKNQSNIFPEILVNMVEAGEVSGRLDDVLKKISVYFENLSKQTEKVKNSLTYPVVLSIVAFLVVVFLMNSVIPTFINLFAEAKAELPLTTRLLLMISQKFNIILSIMLLITILLIITYYKLMENPQIAIKLDYYKLNIPLIGRFIKKGITANFANTLAILIASGIPILKSLEVAERVIQNRVFKKDLEKAREDLRKGKSLYEALENSELPVMLIKMIGVGEEAGALEEMLTKTAGFFENEMEFERERLLSLIEPVMIVSLALVVGFIVVAVVMPIFTIYNFY from the coding sequence ATGTTAAATTTTTACTACAAGGGAATAAGTCCTCAGGGAGAAATAATTGAAGGTTTTTTTGAATGCAGCGAAAAAAGCGAAGTAGCAGAAATGCTCAAGAAAAAGGGATATATTCCCGTCAGGATAGAAAAAAGAAAAAATAAAAGCCTGATGGATACTCTGAGGCTTTTCACATCCCGTATTGGCTATAAGGATTTTGCCGTTTTTTGCCGGCAGTTTGCCATTATGCTGGAGGCGGGAATTCCGTTAATTGATTGTTTAAATATTATTTCTCAACAAACTGCAAACCCGGTTTTTAAAAAGACCTTAGAAAAGATGGTGTACGATTTAAAAAGAGGCTTGACCTTAGCGGAAGCCTTCAAAAATCAAAGCAATATATTCCCGGAGATTCTCGTAAACATGGTAGAAGCAGGAGAGGTAAGCGGTAGGCTGGATGATGTCTTGAAAAAAATTTCCGTTTACTTTGAAAACCTTTCAAAGCAGACGGAAAAAGTAAAAAATTCCTTAACCTATCCAGTTGTGCTGAGTATCGTGGCTTTTTTGGTAGTTGTATTTTTAATGAACAGCGTAATTCCTACTTTTATAAACTTGTTTGCGGAAGCAAAGGCAGAACTTCCCCTTACCACAAGGTTGCTATTGATGATAAGTCAGAAATTTAATATCATCTTGTCAATAATGTTACTAATAACAATATTATTAATTATTACATATTACAAATTAATGGAAAATCCCCAAATAGCAATAAAATTGGACTACTATAAGCTTAACATACCTTTAATTGGCAGATTTATAAAAAAAGGGATAACAGCAAACTTTGCCAATACCCTTGCGATACTTATTGCCAGCGGTATACCCATTTTAAAATCCTTAGAGGTTGCAGAAAGGGTAATACAAAACAGGGTTTTCAAAAAGGACCTGGAAAAAGCAAGGGAAGATTTAAGAAAGGGAAAAAGTTTATACGAAGCTCTTGAAAATAGCGAACTACCGGTTATGCTTATAAAAATGATAGGAGTGGGAGAGGAAGCAGGAGCTCTGGAAGAAATGCTTACAAAAACAGCGGGATTTTTCGAAAACGAAATGGAATTTGAAAGGGAAAGACTGCTGAGCCTGATAGAACCCGTAATGATAGTTTCCTTAGCCTTAGTTGTAGGTTTTATAGTAGTAGCGGTAGTGATGCCCATATTTACAATATACAACTTTTATTAA
- a CDS encoding prepilin peptidase — protein sequence MLFSFILGAIIGSFINVVVYRVPQKMSIVYPSSHCPFCKKRLEVFELIPVVSFLLQKGRCRNCGERIPIRYFFIELLTGILFTLLFFKFGYNLSFIKFALFVSVLLSLTFIDLEHYILPDEIIIFGLVCGIIFVFIEKNFYTSLLGGLIGFTFMAVIFLLSRGGMGGGDVKLALLIGLFTGIRFILLSILTSFVVGAFIGIILIFIKRKNLKDPIPFGPFLSLGAIFSILFGEELLKYYFNLFK from the coding sequence ATGCTTTTTTCCTTTATCCTGGGTGCAATAATCGGAAGTTTTATAAACGTTGTAGTCTACAGGGTTCCTCAAAAGATGTCCATTGTATATCCCTCCTCTCATTGTCCTTTTTGCAAAAAAAGGCTGGAGGTTTTTGAGCTTATACCCGTTGTGAGCTTTCTTTTACAAAAGGGACGGTGTAGAAATTGCGGTGAAAGGATTCCCATAAGGTATTTTTTTATAGAGCTCTTAACCGGAATACTTTTTACTCTTTTATTCTTTAAATTCGGTTATAATTTGAGTTTTATAAAATTTGCCCTTTTTGTAAGCGTGCTTTTATCTTTAACCTTTATAGATCTGGAGCATTACATTTTGCCCGATGAAATTATCATATTCGGCTTAGTTTGCGGTATTATTTTCGTTTTTATCGAGAAAAATTTTTATACCTCACTTCTGGGCGGATTAATAGGATTTACCTTTATGGCAGTGATTTTCCTGCTTTCTCGGGGAGGTATGGGGGGCGGGGATGTGAAACTCGCCTTATTGATAGGACTTTTTACCGGGATAAGGTTTATACTGCTGTCGATCTTAACTTCTTTTGTAGTAGGGGCCTTTATCGGGATTATATTAATTTTTATAAAAAGAAAAAATTTAAAAGATCCAATCCCCTTTGGGCCTTTTTTGAGTTTAGGCGCTATATTTTCGATACTTTTTGGAGAGGAATTGCTAAAATATTATTTTAACCTTTTTAAATAA
- a CDS encoding competence type IV pilus major pilin ComGC translates to MRIRKMLKEKKGFTLIELIVVVAVLGILATIAIPRVGNIVGTAKSNADEMNKSLIINALERYNAEKGEYPTSLDVLVSSGYLDKIPKKSNNTDFSYSVATDKKSYTLQ, encoded by the coding sequence ATGAGAATTAGAAAAATGTTAAAAGAGAAAAAGGGGTTCACATTGATTGAATTGATTGTGGTTGTCGCAGTTCTTGGTATTTTGGCAACAATAGCGATACCGAGGGTAGGAAATATTGTAGGAACTGCAAAATCTAACGCAGATGAAATGAATAAATCTTTAATTATTAATGCATTGGAAAGATATAACGCAGAAAAAGGAGAATATCCTACTAGTTTGGATGTTTTAGTTTCCAGTGGTTATTTAGATAAAATTCCTAAAAAATCTAATAATACCGATTTTAGCTATAGTGTTGCAACAGATAAAAAAAGTTATACTTTGCAGTAA
- a CDS encoding GspE/PulE family protein encodes MTKNRKRLGDILLEGKLITPEQLNKALEIQKKTGERLGEILIKQGYISEEEMVEILEFQLGIPKINLHKYLIEPEIVKILPEAIARKYTVFPVKVENNTLTLAVNDPFNIIAIDDIKMLTGLNVEIVLATKSEIEKAIDNYYSSKEVIQKVLQEIKIEIGATEDESIGIVDISEEETAPVIRLINTVINQAVKENASDIHIEPQERNIRVRFRIDGELYEVIRWPKNLLPSVLTRIKILAGMDITQRRLPQDGHLELQIENNNIDVRVSTLPTVHGEKIVLRIFNRKHSLLGLEELGFNGEQIEIIERILKIPYGMILVTGPTGSGKTTTLYSMLNKINNPTKNIITLEDPVEYILNGINQVQINMKTGFSFASGLRSILRQDPDIIMVGEIRDAETADIAVRAALTGHLVFSTLHTNNAIGTITRLLDMGLEPYLVASCLVGIIAQRLVRKNCPYCKEKYEPLPHEKAFFDDDKELVLYKSKGCNFCSNTGFKGRTVLAEILPISAELRELIAKKATNREIAEKSQKIGFKSMKDVGLEMVKNGITTLDEILKVLYSEED; translated from the coding sequence ATGACAAAAAACAGGAAACGTCTCGGGGATATTCTTTTAGAAGGAAAACTGATAACCCCCGAACAATTAAATAAAGCCCTGGAAATACAGAAAAAAACCGGTGAAAGATTGGGAGAAATTTTGATAAAACAAGGTTATATAAGTGAAGAAGAAATGGTGGAAATTTTGGAATTTCAGCTGGGGATTCCCAAAATTAATTTACATAAATACCTTATTGAACCCGAAATAGTAAAGATCTTACCTGAAGCCATAGCAAGGAAATATACGGTATTTCCCGTAAAGGTTGAAAACAATACCCTCACTCTTGCCGTTAACGACCCTTTTAATATTATTGCAATTGACGATATAAAGATGCTCACCGGATTAAATGTGGAAATAGTGCTGGCTACAAAGTCGGAAATAGAAAAAGCGATTGATAATTATTACTCATCCAAAGAAGTTATTCAAAAAGTGCTCCAGGAAATAAAAATCGAAATCGGAGCTACTGAAGATGAAAGCATTGGCATTGTTGATATTTCTGAAGAAGAAACCGCACCTGTTATAAGGCTTATTAATACTGTTATTAATCAGGCAGTAAAAGAAAACGCCAGCGATATACATATAGAACCCCAAGAAAGAAACATACGGGTAAGATTCAGGATAGATGGTGAACTTTATGAAGTAATAAGATGGCCCAAAAATTTGCTTCCATCCGTTCTAACGAGGATAAAGATACTTGCGGGGATGGACATCACCCAGCGCCGTTTGCCTCAGGACGGGCATTTAGAACTTCAGATAGAAAACAATAATATTGACGTCAGGGTGTCTACCCTCCCAACCGTCCACGGAGAAAAAATAGTTTTGCGTATTTTTAATAGAAAGCATTCCCTTTTGGGGCTTGAAGAACTGGGTTTTAATGGCGAGCAAATAGAAATAATAGAGAGGATCCTAAAAATTCCTTACGGAATGATCCTTGTTACCGGCCCTACCGGGAGCGGGAAAACCACAACCCTTTATTCCATGCTGAACAAGATAAATAACCCTACGAAAAACATTATTACCTTGGAAGACCCGGTGGAATATATTTTAAACGGCATAAATCAGGTGCAGATAAATATGAAGACGGGTTTTTCCTTTGCCAGCGGTTTGCGTTCGATTTTAAGGCAGGATCCGGATATTATTATGGTGGGAGAAATACGAGATGCGGAAACCGCAGATATAGCGGTTCGAGCAGCATTAACAGGCCATTTAGTGTTTTCAACCCTTCATACCAATAATGCGATAGGAACAATTACAAGACTTTTAGATATGGGACTTGAACCTTATCTTGTCGCTTCATGCCTTGTAGGAATTATTGCGCAAAGATTGGTGCGGAAAAACTGCCCTTACTGCAAGGAAAAATACGAACCCTTGCCCCACGAAAAAGCCTTTTTTGATGATGATAAAGAACTTGTACTGTATAAGAGTAAAGGCTGCAACTTCTGCAGCAATACTGGATTTAAAGGTAGAACTGTTTTGGCGGAAATTCTACCTATAAGCGCTGAATTAAGGGAATTAATCGCAAAAAAAGCCACTAATAGGGAAATTGCAGAGAAAAGCCAAAAGATTGGTTTTAAGTCGATGAAAGATGTCGGATTGGAAATGGTTAAAAATGGGATAACTACATTAGATGAAATATTAAAAGTACTTTATTCGGAAGAGGATTGA
- a CDS encoding YqeG family HAD IIIA-type phosphatase, producing the protein MIKFLVPDIYLNSVYDLDLELLKKKNIKGILIDLDNTLLPWNSSRIDEKMTEWLLNAKKMGFKFCIISNNRASRIKECAEKLGIPAVEGIAFKPAKRVYIKGMKILGTEKEQTAVIGDQLFTDILGAKRLGLFAILVRPLVEKEFFFTRFMRRIEAKILKRVLKKESDKN; encoded by the coding sequence ATGATAAAATTTCTTGTGCCCGATATTTATTTAAACAGTGTTTATGATCTGGACTTAGAATTGCTAAAAAAGAAAAATATTAAGGGAATATTAATCGATCTTGACAATACCCTGCTTCCCTGGAATTCTTCAAGGATAGATGAAAAAATGACCGAATGGCTTTTAAATGCAAAAAAAATGGGTTTCAAGTTTTGCATTATCTCTAACAACAGGGCGAGCAGAATAAAAGAATGCGCAGAAAAATTGGGCATACCTGCGGTTGAAGGTATTGCCTTTAAACCGGCAAAGAGGGTATATATTAAGGGCATGAAAATTCTTGGAACGGAAAAGGAACAAACAGCGGTAATAGGAGACCAGCTTTTTACAGATATTCTGGGTGCAAAGCGACTTGGACTTTTTGCTATACTTGTTAGACCATTGGTGGAAAAGGAGTTTTTCTTTACCCGGTTTATGAGGAGGATTGAAGCAAAGATTCTCAAAAGGGTTTTGAAAAAAGAATCCGATAAAAATTGA
- a CDS encoding late competence development ComFB family protein, which yields MKTLKLKNFMEDVVIQILDEILTEKKDFCNCERCRLDIMAIALNHLPPKYTVTEEGEVFTKIQLLSQQFRADALVEIVKAIEIVSKNPHH from the coding sequence ATGAAAACTTTGAAATTAAAAAATTTTATGGAAGACGTGGTAATTCAAATACTGGATGAAATTTTGACGGAAAAGAAGGATTTTTGTAACTGCGAAAGGTGCAGGCTGGATATCATGGCAATAGCCTTAAACCACCTGCCTCCCAAATACACCGTTACGGAAGAAGGGGAGGTATTTACCAAAATACAATTATTAAGCCAGCAATTCAGGGCGGATGCTCTGGTAGAAATCGTAAAAGCTATAGAAATAGTATCAAAAAATCCGCATCACTGA